The stretch of DNA AGCGAGTTGGTCGGTATCCACAACATAAAGAAAACCATCAATAGCAGTGAAAGCAGCTATGTTAGGTTGTTTAGGAGCTTTATAATAATAATTTACAGAGGAGGAGCCAATAATTCCTCCCTCCCAAGTAGAAAAAGGCTTGTTTTGAGTGGGGAAAAACCATTCCACAGCCTGTTGAGGAGCTTTGCTGGGGTTTAATTTTAATAATCCTCCTTGCCCTTTGATGTATTGTTTTTCTATAGAAATAAGCAAGCAGTTGTCTATTGTTACAACAGGAGAGCCATCAATATCAGAACCAACCCAATAGTCCCAATCAATAGCATGAGTAGCTAAATTATATCCCCAAATATGCCCCGAACCTGAAGCAATGTAAATGTGATTATGGAGCAATGCAGGGGAAGCTTCTGTCACTAAGTTTCCTCCATGCGCCACAATGTCTTTGGGCAGATAGAGCGTATCGCTATTGTTATAAATTTTAGGCTGTAAGAGCTTATTTCGGAAGGAGGCTTTGCTAGGGTTAGGGTCTAGTACTGTAAAAATGCTATTTTCTAAACCAATATAGGCTGTGTCTCTGACAATCAGCGCAGAGGCATCTACATCTCGGCTATAACTGGCTGTTTTTACACTGTTCAGACTCCATAGTTCTTCGCCTGTAAAATAAGAAATGGCTCGATAGCTAGGTATGGTTGTGGCATAGTTGCTTTTGCCTGCTCGACTTCCTTGCAAAATAATACAGAAATGTTTTAAAGAATCTGCTAGTGGATTTAACCAGATCGTTCCTGTACCTTTTATAACATCATCAAATTGGTATTGCCAAATTAATTTCCCTGTTTCAGCATCTATTTTTTTTAAGTGATGATCATAAGCGCCTTGAATAAGATATTTCTTTCCATTTTCTTCTACTAACAAAGGCTGACCAGTCCATCCTGCTCCTCGCCATATTTTGGTTTCTTTGCCAATACGAGTAGTTCCATGCCCTAGTTTATGTTTCCAAATAACCTCCAATTGGCTAGGGGCACTATCTCCATAATAATTTCGCATAGCATTATGTAAAAAACTTGCATTGAGTATTTTTAGATGATGAGTAACAGATGGAGCGGTGTTAAATGTTCCTTGATAGGAACCTATTTGTGGTTGAGCGGGAGAAAGAAGGGAAGGAACGGGGAGTGAAAAAATAGTAGCTTTGGGTTCTTCGGCTCTAGTATGGGTGTATAATAGATAGAACAGTATAATGATACAGCCCAGTGTACTAATAACAATACCTATTAATAATTGTTGGGGTTTATTCATCTTCTATTTTTTAACATTAGAGGAGGCTGACTATGGATGAAAGAGCCGCCTAGACTTAGGGCGATTCTCTTGCTTATGAAAATCTTTGTTTTTAAAACTACTTGATAGCAAAAGAAAATCCTTAACTTTGAATAACTACTTGTAAAATGATAAACGTTGAATAGAACGGGTAGATTGTTAAAAGACTAGTTATCCATTTAAAATTTTACACAATATACTTAAATTAATTATTGATGTTGTTTAATTGGGTTGTAATCAGTCTTTTATGGATTGTAATGAAAAATTAAAAAAAGCCAAAATTTGTAATAAACATGCGCAGCATTATTCCTGGTGAGATAGAAACAAAAGATTTGCATCAATTTATATTGGGGGCAGTAGCTCCTAGACCTATTGCTTTTGTGAGTACGATTGATGATAAGGGCATTGCAAACATTGCTCCTTATAGCTTTTTTAATGCTTTTAGCTCCAACCCACCTGTACTGGTTTTTTCATCTAATAGAAGGGTCGCAGATAATACAACCAAAGATACTTTACACAATGTTCAGTTGAATCAGGAAGTTGTTGTGAATGTAGTTAATTATGATATTGTGCGTCAGATGGCACTGGCTAGTATTTCTTATCCTTCAGATATTAGTGAGTTTGCAAAATCTGGTCTAACGCCCCTTGCTTCAGATGAAGTAAAGCCGTTTAGAATAAAAGAATCACCAGCGCATTTTGAGTGTAAAGTGAGTGAAATTATCACGCTAGGAGAACATGGAGGAGCAGGGCATCTAATCATCTGTAATGTCTTAAAAATGCATGTTAGCGAAGCCGTGATAGATGCAGATACCAATAGAATCAATCCTCATAAAATTGATTTAGTTGGAAGAATGGGACGTTCTCATTATGTGCGTGCTAGTGGAGACAACATCTTTGATCTCTATCAATCGGTTTTAAAACCAGCCTTAGGCTTTGATGAGCTGCCTCCTCATATCTTAAATAGCAATGTATTGACAGGAAATGATATTGCTCAGTTAGCAGGTTTGTATGAGTATCCTAAAGATGAGTTGATTCATGAATTGTTAATGACAGAAGAAATTCAAGAGGTATTAATCAGCTCAGAGGCTCCTGATGATACGATGTTAGATGGTTTGCACAAATTAGCAAAAAAGGCTTTGAATGAAGGGAATGCAGAGCGAGCATTTGGTTTAGCAATGGTTTTTGAAGCAATAGGTTAGATCATTAGTCCGTTTGAAAACACGTAGCTAATTGTGTTCGGTTACTTTATGTGTCCTACACCGTTGATTATTATAACAAGAGTGTCTGGACTATTATTAGATAAATATCCAATTATATGGAACATACAGAAAACATACAGCATTTACTGCCAAGGCATATTCGGAAATTGGTTGAGTCCAAAGAAGCGTTGACCACGGGTTATCCGAACAAAGAAGGTTATCTAAATGCCCACTCTGCTGTGGGGTTGTATGGGACTATCGGAACCGATGACGACTATAGCCAACGTCCCGATTCACAGGCATTGAAGCTAAAAGAAGAATTAGCTGCTTATGCAATGGTGGATGCCAACCAAATTTGTATAGGGAATGGCTCTACAGAATTGATCGATTTGGTACTGCGTGCTTTTTGTGTGCCCAACCAAGATCGAATTTTGACGTTTTCCCCTGCTAATAATCGCATTGAACATTTTGCTAAAATGCAAGCATTAGAGGTTCTATCATTAAATTTGGGGCATGATTTTGAGTTGCCTATTTATGAAGTCCGAAAGGCATTGGAAGAGGAGCCGAAGATGATTGTAATAGAAAATCCCAATCATATTACAGGTTCTTGTGTAGCCAGTTTTGATTTGGTTGATTTGGCAACCAACTTTGATGGTATTGTTGTTATTGATGAATCTGCCATTGATTATGTCTCAGAACAAAGTTTATTGACGATTATAAAGGATTGTTCAAATGTAATAATTATTCAGAGCTTTTCTAGAGCTTGGGGATTAGCTGCTTTGCCCGTAGGTATCGCTTATGCTGATCCTGAAATTATAAAGGTTCTAAATGCCATAAAACCAGCATACTCTGTCAATGAAATGGCACAGCGCATGGCGACCAAAGCATTGTATGTAGCAGATCAGAAAGACAGGATTGTTTCAAGAACAATTGAAGAACGTCAACAGGTAAAAGAAACATTAGAAAAGTTGCCTGCAATTGTCAACGTCTACGATAGCAACACCAATACGCTTTTGATAGAAGTAGAAGATGCTACTCTGATGACAGAGCACCTTCGAAAAGAAGAACAAATTTATGTGCTTAATGTATCGAATTATCCTGGTTTAGAGAATTGTATCAGAATTACAATTGGCAAAGGGATTGATAATCTAAGGCTGGTAAAGGCATTTAAAGATATGCCTTCCAAGACATCAGGAAGTCGATTTTTCTGGCAAACCGTTTCTAAAACATTGCGCCAAGCTAGTTCTTTTTTAGGCGTATTCAAGAAAATACTAGGCGTCTAATAGCACCTCATAAAACTCTGGGAGTGGTTAGAATGCTTACCAAGAAATAGGAAATAGTCTATCTTTATAAAAGGTGGGCTTTTTTTTGTCCACTTACTTGACTACTTTTGTGCATCACACAATCAATCATTGTATAATGCTTAGAGCCTTTGTGTTTTTTGCATTATAAAAAAACAAAATAATGCGTATAATTTTATTTACAGGCAAAGGGGGCGTTGGTAAAACTACAACTGCGGCGGCTACTGCTCTTCAGTGTGCCAAAAAAGGATTAAAAACGTTGGTGGTATCTACTGATCCAGCCCATAGTTTGTCTGATGCTCTAAATGTAGAGTTAAAGCCAGAGCCTACTCTTATTGCAGAGAACCTTTGGGGGCAAGAATTTGATGTATACTATTCTATGAAGAAAAACTGGGAGAGTATGCGCAATTTGATGTTGTCGATTTTTAAATGGAGAGGTGTGGATAACGTGGTTGCAGAGGAATTGTCTGTATTGCCAGGCATGGAAGAAGCTTCGGCTTTTTTATGGATAGAAAAATACTATAGCGAACAGTTTTATGATGTGCTGATTATTGACAGTGCCCCAACTGGTGAGACGTTGACCTTATTGACTTTGCCACAAGTTATGCAATCTTGGCTAACCAAAGCGTTTCCTGGGCAAAAGATGGTCATTAAAGCGGTTGGAAAATTGCTGAAAAAAACAAAAGGAATTCCTTTGGAAGAGGGCTATGAAGAGCTACAAAACTTGTTTGGAAAGTTGGAAGTTGTTCAAAAAATTATGTTGAACCCTGAAGTATGCTCGATTCGTATTGTCGCTAATCCTGAACGTATGGTGATTCAAGAAGCTAAACGGGCTTATACCTATCTCAATTTGTATGGGTATAATGTGGATGGTATCATTGTTAATCGCATTTTACCAGATTTAGCAGGAGGTGTAGGGAGTGTGTTTGAACAATATGTGAAATCTCAGGGAAAATACATAGAAGATATAGAAGAGAGCTTCCAGCCTTTACCTATTTTTAAGGTACAACATCAAGGGCAAGAGGTGTTTGGTTTAGCGTTGTTAGAAAAAATCGCAACCGCTATTTATCAGGAACTCAACCCTGCGGATATATTCCACAAAGAAAGCCCTTTTAAGGTGCAAGAATATCCAGATTATTATAAAATTTCCATGTATCTACCATTTATTGGGCAAGCTGAATTTGGTCTGGAAAAATATGGCGATGAGTTATTGATTAGCGTAGGAGGGCGCAAAAAGAGTGTTTTATTACCTCGATTTGCTAACTTTTTGAAACTAGATGGGCATGCCTTTGATAATTCTTGGTTGCACATTCGATTAAAAAAGAGTTAACATGAAATGGACTTGGACAAATAAACCATTTAAAGACTTGTCAGGAGAAGAAATCTATGAAATAGGACATCTTAGGCAGCAAGTTTTTGTAGTAGAACAAAATTGCCCTTATCTGGACTTCGATAATAAAGATCAGTTTTGTTGGCATGTGATGGCTCGGAATGAAAAGCAGGAATTGGTGGCTTATACTCGGTTGGTACCTAAAGGAGGATCGTATGAAAATGATGTTGCAATTGGACGTGTCGTAACTAGTCCCATAGCGAGGGGCAAAGGATTGGGACGCTTATTAATGGAACAATCAATTGCCTATTGCCAAGAATTGTGGGAAGGGCAGAATATACGAATTTCGGCTCAAGATTATCTATTAAAATTCTATTCAGAATTAGGTTTTGTAGATACAGGAAAAAAATATTTAGAGGATAATATCCCTCATACAGAAATGTATTTGGTCGATAAATAGGCTTATTCTATTGCAAAAAAATAGAATTGAACTATCCTTTCTTCTTTTCAAAACGTTTCTATCAACAAAACAAAAACACAATGAACCTCTGCATTGATGTAGGCAATACACAAGTTAAGTTTGGGCTTTATAATGCCAAAGGAGAATTATGTTCTTTTTTTCGGAATCCTGAATTAACCGTAGAATTCTTGCAGACAATTTTGACGGATTTTGAAGTGAAAAACGCTATCCTTTCTTCTGTTCGAGTAGAGAATGAAGCGGCATTTGCATTTTTAGAAGAGCGATTAGATAAAGTTCTATCACTTTCGCCTGATGTTTTAGTGCCAATTGAAAGTGTTTATGAAACCCCTAAAACCTTAGGGAATGATCGTTTAGCGGTTGTTGTGGGAGCAACAGTTTTGTACCCCAATGAGGGCGTTTTGGTAGTAGATGCAGGAACTTGTATTACCTATGACTTTATCACAGCCAGTGGTGTTTATATGGGGGGGAGTATTTTGCCAGGGATAAACATGCGTTTTAGAGCATTGCATGAATTGACAGCAAAATTACCGTTGATAGAAGCAGAAACATTGGATGTTTTTATCGGCACTTCAACCAAAACATCCATCCAAACAGGGATAATGCAGGGGGTACTGCACGAGCTCAAAGGATTTAGGACTCAATATGGGCGACAATTTGGCAATATTCGACTCATTGTAACAGGGGGAGATGCATCTTATTTTGAAAGTCAACTTAAAAATGAGATATTTGCGCAGCCTAATTTGGTTCTAATAGGTTTGAATAAAATTTTAGATTATAATATACAATAAATTTGACACAGTTGGTGACGTTGGATGCTTGTACTTCAAGTTTGGTTGGCAACTCAAAAATAAATTTTCATGCAACAGCTTTTTAAGCAATTATTTACACCGTTTGTAGTTCTGTTTCTAATGGTGGCAGTGGTGACTGTTTCTGAGGGGCAGTATTCTAGAGGAAATTCACCTTATTCTCGTTATGGTTTAGGAGATCTAAAAGGATCATTGTTTACTCCTAATGCTTCCATGAGTGGGGGACTGTCTGCTACTTATAGAAGTTATTGGGATGTTAACTTAACCAACCCTGCCTCTTTAGGGAAACTTCGCTATACTTCTTTTCAATTGGGGTTAGATTATCAGCACAGCGAATTATCAGAAAAAAATACAGGCTTAACAGCACAGGCAGACAATGGAAACTTGACCTATATTTCCTTGGCATTTCCGATTACAAAAAGTTGGGAAATCATGCGTGATACCCTTCGTAGAGGAGTACCAATTCAATGGGGAATGGGATTTAGTTTAATGCCTTACAGTCAAGTGAATTATGACGTTGCTGTAACTAGATCGGTTGGTTCCGTTCCTAATGTTTTATTTAACTATACGGGAGAAGGGAATAAATATAGAGTTAATTGGTCAAATGGTTTTACTTATAAGGGCTTTTCAGCAGGGGCTAACTTGGGGCTATTATTCGGAAAAATAAGCAATAATACCTATATAGATTTTCAAGACAGTGCCTATGCTGTAGCTTATGACGAACGATTGATTGTGGAAGAAAATGGTGTAGGATTTATCTGGGATTTGGGAGTACAATACGAATATGTTTTTAAATCTACCAATGGAAAAACTTCACCCGATCCAAATTTTAGCATCAAAAATAAACTGACAATAGGAGCTTATGCAGGAGGTGTTTCAGATATTATCACCACTTCTAGCAAACAGTATACTAGACAGAGTAGCTATCACCCAGTCGATTCTATCCAGAATATTAGTGGCGTGAAGGGAACGTTAAATATGCCAATTAAAATTGGTGGAGGTGTTTCTTTTGGTAAGGAATTAGGACTAATAGTTGGTGCTTCTTATGAAACAGAAATGTGGTCTATGTTTCGTAGAGATGGCGTAGCAGATGCTAATTTGGAAAACTCACATAGAATAGCAGTGGGGATGCAAATTGTCCCAGATTTTTCTGATTATACCAGCTATTTCAATCGAATTCGTTATCGAGTTGGAGCACATTATGGCTTAGATGCTCGTGCCTTTACGGCAAAGAATGGCACTCGCTACCAATTAATGGATTACGGTTTGTCTGTAGGGGCTGGTTTCCCTATGCGTCCTCCCAAAGCAAAAAGTATCTTAGGTTTTGTTAATCTTGGTTTAGATATTGGTTATTTAGGGCATCCAGAATTGATTGGCGATGTCTATTTTAGAGTTAACCTTGGTTTTGCACTCAACGCTAGTGGTTGGTTCAACCGCTCTAAGTTTAGATAGTATAGCATAAAAAAAAGTGTTTAGAACTGCCAAATTGTTGATTAAGCGTCAATGGTTTGGCAGTTTTTAATTTTAATACTCCGTTAATTAGCTAGTGCGCTAGCGCTTATGAGCTCCCTGAGGTCGGTTCGTTACACTCGTGAGCCAGCAAGCTGGGTTCGGGTTTTCAACGGAGTAATGTAATTTTAGACAAAATTTTAACATTTTTTCTTACACCAAGATGGAGCATCTTATCATCTAGTTGGTTGTAGTTCGTTCCCCACCAACTATAAACATGACAACTATGGCTAGATGGATGCAGGGCAGTTATTTGTTGCTCACACTAGGAATTATATGGACAAATTTGCTGCAAGCTCAATGCAATTCATGGGAGGAACACCCTAAGGGCATTCAAAGTGCAAAAGAAGCGCACCAACGATATAGAGATTTATTTCGTGCGAAACAGTACGAAGCTGCTTTCCCAATCTGGCAGGCTTTATTTCAATCGGTACAAATGCCTAAAGAAGCGCCAAGCAGGCATTTTAAAGATGGGATAAAAATGTATCGAGTCTTTGCAAAAAAAGAAAATATTCCTACCCAAAAGGCATTGTTGGTAGATACCATTATCAATTTATACCAACAAATGGAAATTTGCATTGGCAAAAATAGTCAAGATAAAGCTTGGTTGGGCTATAGTCTCTATGCTTTAAAAGCAAAACCCGCATTGGCTGTACAAGCACTAGAAGAGGCTTTGGTTTTAGGGGAAGATAATACTTCTAGCATGGTGATTGTTCCGCTTGCGCAATTGACGGTTTATTTGTATCAAAAAAGAGTTGCCTCATTTACAAAAGACTATTTAACTCAGTTGTATTATAAATTGGAGCGACTTGTTGAGGCAAACCAAGATGAAAAAAATATTTATCGAGAAAAATGGATGCGGGCAAAACAGGAATTTCTAAGATTACAAGACGAATTGGAAGAAATATGGGATTGTGAATTTTTTGAAAAACAATGGCAAGCTGCCTATCTGTTGGATTCTAATAATAGAAAACAAAATAGCATCATTCTAAAAAAAATAAAACAGAAATGTGGAAATACTTCAATGTTGTATCAACGGATTGAGCAGCATCAAGAATATTTGATGATTAATTATTGCGATGGTGTTCTTGTTGATAATTTGCCGTTGTTTCGGCAGGGGAACCATTGGGAAAAACAAGCTGCATCCTTATCAGAGAGAGGAGATAGCCTTCAGGCAAAAAGCTATTTAAAAAAGGCTTTTATCTTGTATGAGCAAGCCATCGAAAAAAGAGACAGTGCAATGACAGATGAAGAGAGGGGAAGGTTGTGCTATCGGTTGGCATATAAGGAGTATTTAGCAAAGGATTATATCAAAGCGAGAAAGTTTTGCCGACAGGCTACGACTTACAAAACCAATTGGGGAGCGCCTTATTTATTGGTTGGTGACATGTATGCGAGTAGTCTAAAGCTTTGCCAAAGTGGTGACCCTCAGAATCTAAGTGGTAGAGTGGTCATTTGGGTGGCTTTGGATGAATGGCGAAAGGCAATAAAAGTAGATCCTAAAAGTAGAGAAAAGGCAGAAAAAAAGATTAAAACATACAAAAAATACTTGCCTTTAATTGGGGAGGGATTTCAGGCTAGTTTGAAGGAAGGGGAATCGTATAAGGTAGCTTGTTGGATCAATCAAAGAACACGAGTTCAGTTTGCACAGGAGTGAAATAAAGAATGATCGATAATAATAAAACATTAAGCCCTGTAATGATTTATGTGTTTTGAGCAAATTTTACTATTTTTGCAACGTCCTTGAATAATGATTTTAAAGTGTTGATTTGCAGTTGTTTATTAGTGCGGTTGCCTGTTGCGGATTATTGTGGCACACTTTTGGATTTTTATAAAGCAAGAACTTAGAAGGATGAGTGAAAATAGAACTTAAATTAAGAATAAAAAATATAGACAGTTATGTTAAAAAAATGGAAATCTCTTTTGAAATTCGGTTCAGCCTTGTCACTTACCGTTGTAATGACAGGTCAAGTTTCTGCTCAGTGTGAATCTTGGGAAGCCTATCCTAGTGGTGTTGAGAGTGCCAAAGAGAAACATGTCATTTATAGGGATTTGTTTAAGTCTAAAAAATATGTAGAGGCTTTTCCTGTATGGGAAGAGTTGTTTGCTACTGTGAAAATTCCATTGCCAGCCAAAACAACGCACTTTAAGAATGGAATCACTATGTATAAAGAGTTTGCAAAGACAGAAAAAGACAAAGAAAAGAAAAATGAATATTTAGATAAAATGATCACGCTTTATGATGAAATGGCTGCCTGCTTGGGAGAACAAGCCAAAGATAGAGCGTGGGAAGGGTACAATATCTACGCTGCACGTGGTAGCTCAGAAAAAGCAATTGAGGTATTTGAAAAAGCAATTGAATTGGGCAAAAACGAAACGCCTAATATGGTATTGGTACCACTTACTCAATTAACGGTTTATTTGTTTCAAAGAAAACATCCCAAATTTACCGCAGAATATATGCGCAATTTGCACCAACAGTTAAAGGGAATTGCAGAGCATAATATTAAGAACAATGAAAAAGATGGCGAAAAGTATAAAACCAAGTGGGATAAAGTAGAGGCTGAGTTCAAGAAAATTGGTGGACAAATTTGGGGCTGTGATTTTTACCAAAACGAATGGAAACCTAAGTTTGAGGCAGAGCCTAAAAACATGGAGCAAAATGCTGAAATTCTTGCTGTCATTAAGAAAAAATGTGGTGTAGAGAATGAGTTTTACAAAGAGGTATTTGCAATCTATGATCCTTGGAATAAAGAACAACTGTATATAAAGGCTCAAAAGGAATTTGAAGGATGGTGTAACCTGAAAAAAGGCGAATTCCGTGAAATGGAGTCGAGAAAGTTTAAGAAGGCAGGAGATGAAGAACAAGCAAAAAAATACAAAGAAGAAGCTTTTGATTGGTACGAAAAATCGCTAAATGATCCTAGTTCAGAAGACTGTGAAACAACTGATGAAGAGAAAGGTGATTTGGCTTATCGTATTGCTTATCACGCTTATGGAAAAGGTGCTTATGGTACTGCCCGTACATTTTGTAAAAAAGCAGCAAGTTTGAAGCCAGGATGGGGAGAGCCTTATATGTTAATTGGAAATATGTATGCTTCTAGCGGAAAGCGTTGTTCTGGAGGAAAAGGAACGGGTTGGGATGCGCAAGTGGTGGCATGGGCTGCTATGGATATGTGGGCAAAAGCTAAAAGTGTAGATCCTAGTCTAGCATCTAGTGCAAATAGCAAAATAGCAAAATACAAAAAATATTTACCAACTAAAGGGGACATTTTCCAACGTGGATTGAAAGAAGGTGGCAGCTACAAAATTGGTTGTTGGATCGGCGTTACTACAACCATTCGTTCAAGCGGAGAATAGTAAAACCGAATATTTTTTATCAAAATAAAAGATTATTTTACCTAGAGAGGTATTAAAAATCTAAAAAAAGTCATCCATTACCGGATGACTTTTTTTTAGATTAAATTTTATACTTGCAAATTAGATTGGATACCATCGAAATAGCTGTTTCTTTCCCTAATCTACCAAATTTTATTAGTTTTGTAACGACTGCTCTCTAATTCAATGATTGACTATAAATTAAGTAAGCGGGCATAAAAGAGTATAGGTAAAAAAAATAATTATTTTTAGTGCTAATCAAAGAAAAAAGTTGAAGTTTTAGCAAGCTAAGACAAAACTTTTTGATGAAGAGTAGAGCAAAAAGATTTATTTTTTCCTGTAAATTATTGTGAACGGTTACTTATCCTAATTTAAGCATTGTTAAAACTCAAAAATCAAAAATAGACAATAGATGACCAACAAACATTTACTCGCCCTTCTTACTGCTGCATTATTTTGGACGGCATGCAATACTAATAGTAGGATCATTACTGTTGATTATACGGTTGAAAATCGAAATTTGGATACCGTTGCGGTAACGGCATCTAGAGTATCAAGCTTTGAACGACCTGTATACAATCCTAGTGCAACACGTACAAATGATTTGTTGCATACCAAATTGGATGTTTCTTTTGATTGGGAAAGACAGTATCTAAATGGAAAAGCTGTTTTGGAGCTAAAACCTATTTTTAAGCCAACCAATCAAGTGCGTTTAGATGCCAAAGGTTTTGATATTCACAAAG from Aureispira anguillae encodes:
- a CDS encoding outer membrane protein assembly factor BamB family protein: MNKPQQLLIGIVISTLGCIIILFYLLYTHTRAEEPKATIFSLPVPSLLSPAQPQIGSYQGTFNTAPSVTHHLKILNASFLHNAMRNYYGDSAPSQLEVIWKHKLGHGTTRIGKETKIWRGAGWTGQPLLVEENGKKYLIQGAYDHHLKKIDAETGKLIWQYQFDDVIKGTGTIWLNPLADSLKHFCIILQGSRAGKSNYATTIPSYRAISYFTGEELWSLNSVKTASYSRDVDASALIVRDTAYIGLENSIFTVLDPNPSKASFRNKLLQPKIYNNSDTLYLPKDIVAHGGNLVTEASPALLHNHIYIASGSGHIWGYNLATHAIDWDYWVGSDIDGSPVVTIDNCLLISIEKQYIKGQGGLLKLNPSKAPQQAVEWFFPTQNKPFSTWEGGIIGSSSVNYYYKAPKQPNIAAFTAIDGFLYVVDTDQLASFTTTTTYDSSHYFPAPKLLFKQYIGPSISTPIIVQNKIIAASYKGIYLFEFDKDMNFKLKTKVKIRCESTPVVDHGRVYIASRNGYLYCLGEKDPPINN
- a CDS encoding flavin reductase family protein, translated to MRSIIPGEIETKDLHQFILGAVAPRPIAFVSTIDDKGIANIAPYSFFNAFSSNPPVLVFSSNRRVADNTTKDTLHNVQLNQEVVVNVVNYDIVRQMALASISYPSDISEFAKSGLTPLASDEVKPFRIKESPAHFECKVSEIITLGEHGGAGHLIICNVLKMHVSEAVIDADTNRINPHKIDLVGRMGRSHYVRASGDNIFDLYQSVLKPALGFDELPPHILNSNVLTGNDIAQLAGLYEYPKDELIHELLMTEEIQEVLISSEAPDDTMLDGLHKLAKKALNEGNAERAFGLAMVFEAIG
- a CDS encoding pyridoxal phosphate-dependent aminotransferase; the encoded protein is MEHTENIQHLLPRHIRKLVESKEALTTGYPNKEGYLNAHSAVGLYGTIGTDDDYSQRPDSQALKLKEELAAYAMVDANQICIGNGSTELIDLVLRAFCVPNQDRILTFSPANNRIEHFAKMQALEVLSLNLGHDFELPIYEVRKALEEEPKMIVIENPNHITGSCVASFDLVDLATNFDGIVVIDESAIDYVSEQSLLTIIKDCSNVIIIQSFSRAWGLAALPVGIAYADPEIIKVLNAIKPAYSVNEMAQRMATKALYVADQKDRIVSRTIEERQQVKETLEKLPAIVNVYDSNTNTLLIEVEDATLMTEHLRKEEQIYVLNVSNYPGLENCIRITIGKGIDNLRLVKAFKDMPSKTSGSRFFWQTVSKTLRQASSFLGVFKKILGV
- a CDS encoding ArsA family ATPase; the encoded protein is MRIILFTGKGGVGKTTTAAATALQCAKKGLKTLVVSTDPAHSLSDALNVELKPEPTLIAENLWGQEFDVYYSMKKNWESMRNLMLSIFKWRGVDNVVAEELSVLPGMEEASAFLWIEKYYSEQFYDVLIIDSAPTGETLTLLTLPQVMQSWLTKAFPGQKMVIKAVGKLLKKTKGIPLEEGYEELQNLFGKLEVVQKIMLNPEVCSIRIVANPERMVIQEAKRAYTYLNLYGYNVDGIIVNRILPDLAGGVGSVFEQYVKSQGKYIEDIEESFQPLPIFKVQHQGQEVFGLALLEKIATAIYQELNPADIFHKESPFKVQEYPDYYKISMYLPFIGQAEFGLEKYGDELLISVGGRKKSVLLPRFANFLKLDGHAFDNSWLHIRLKKS
- a CDS encoding GNAT family N-acetyltransferase is translated as MKWTWTNKPFKDLSGEEIYEIGHLRQQVFVVEQNCPYLDFDNKDQFCWHVMARNEKQELVAYTRLVPKGGSYENDVAIGRVVTSPIARGKGLGRLLMEQSIAYCQELWEGQNIRISAQDYLLKFYSELGFVDTGKKYLEDNIPHTEMYLVDK
- a CDS encoding type III pantothenate kinase, translated to MNLCIDVGNTQVKFGLYNAKGELCSFFRNPELTVEFLQTILTDFEVKNAILSSVRVENEAAFAFLEERLDKVLSLSPDVLVPIESVYETPKTLGNDRLAVVVGATVLYPNEGVLVVDAGTCITYDFITASGVYMGGSILPGINMRFRALHELTAKLPLIEAETLDVFIGTSTKTSIQTGIMQGVLHELKGFRTQYGRQFGNIRLIVTGGDASYFESQLKNEIFAQPNLVLIGLNKILDYNIQ